Part of the Pomacea canaliculata isolate SZHN2017 linkage group LG11, ASM307304v1, whole genome shotgun sequence genome is shown below.
acgtgactttgtttgctggatgaggtctactttgcttttacattttattggctgCCTTCTCTCACTGTCGCCCCTCTATTCCTTGggattctgtagttttctgGGAAGATATGCTCAGCGTACGTTCGCTAGTGCTGCTTTAGAGATTTCTTTTGAGAACTTTTTGctaaaaaaacatcaacatataaCACAAGAACAACCAGCACACAGCGAGTTCAGCGCTCTAGCCACGTGACCAAAGACACAGGACAGCTGCAGTCCAACACACAAGTGACATGTCTAGTCCCAAGTTACACATGTGTTGACTCCATCAAAACAGATCgcgaaaaggttttctttagtcaAACAGATCATcgacacacagaggtacacacGTGCTTTATCTTCGCCATGATCATCGCTTTCCTGACAGACGACAGTAGCTGTCCACCTTCATCTTCCATCcccatgacgtcactgagggcgaacatgacgtcagcaatgGCGGATTGTGAGACTTGGTGTCGTGACATGTCACGGTCAGGGTATAGTGTGTGTTATGACAAGATGTTGAcaaactgtaacagtgtcatgtgatcgtggtgtaggtattgtatcctgtcattggtatttattgtttatttgttgtgtggtgtatgtttatattgtcagcctggTGTTTGACTGTTGTAACAGTGCGCACGTGGTTCCTGTGGGTGACGTCactgttaaaactattttaaccacttaacaacagtttgtacatgttttaaactaacaacaacaatctttaTTGAAACACTCATTGTGAAACGTGTGGGCGACATTTATAAAGGATGTGAAACAACATGtgtacatcgtgtgaatgtgtttgtgtcaaacagtTAAACGTGTAACAcgtgttgtataagtgagccgctagtgtttgttgtgtttacatcaatgaATCTCTTAACTCAATGAAGTGGGTTTGATGAACCACTCGTGTCTGTAGTTAGtctcagagttctgtcccttttgtttaccactggcagtaaacaaCATCAGACTAAACACTTTAGTGCACGGCACTGACATGCCAGTCTGCTGAGTTcctttgacagcacgtgtacaacatatagacacattgacacagatatcacactggtagactgacacattgacacagatgtcacactggtagactgacacattgacacagatatcacactggtagactgacacattgacacagatatcgcactggtagactgacacattgacacagacatcacactggtagactgacactgGCACTGATCTGCTGACAaattaacacaaacacacatttctaacagacaaacttgttgacacttgttgttgtgtaaacagagacacggacctTGTGATCTAAAAATCTGTAATCACGTCATGTCTATGACGTCATAAGGTGATGACGTAATAGACtgagaagaggacaaacactaaaagtCAATTGTTgatgtaagagactgacacacgactacagcaggtgacaggtgtgttcACCTTCTAGCGGCTtgtcgtcaggggagacaattacaagttgtgacgtacagcgggacatgaggtcaagtcggggAGAGGTAAGGTACCGTGGTAACAACTTAGATCTAAGTGAATAATAATGAGGGTACTCcacacacacgacgacttttctctccagaccatgAACACGATCTCCATCCGCCatccacaccacgtcactgcgggccgtggccacgtcctcgatgtcatcatccgtcatcacccgcactgggatacccgcttcttgcagtcctgtgaccacacccAACTGATCACTACCGTCAtaccagtacaacaccagcacgtctctccactgtagacagggtgttgTGCGGCAGCTGGTAGAGGTCAAAGTTGTAGATGTTGTGCTACTgcctgtcaacatggatataaacaatagcttcgtgacgtcatcacgtaaactgagagacacgtcactaacacactGACTTActtacaagactgtttctcacccgttcgttatttatcacacatgtaaatgtttaactgtaaacaacgttacactacacaacacacacacctacctgtaacaccaacacggaggcTGTGTAAGAAGCTCGCCACCTCActaccgcacgtcacacagtcaactggcctgtcacctgagtgaccctgacctcggtgatacagtcgtctgacttgcgggccgtctgtgtggtcgggtacaccTCGTTCACTGTACGGGTGGACAGCACAGAGGTTAGTGATCCTCgggtcctgctcgacttccctgacgacagccggtggagagcggaggggtctggtgaaatgttccacttgccagccggcgggtgcgttTTCATGCAAACAAcgtgccgcccacagatggagacgaggaacttgtgtcagcagcttgtcacacaaagtctgaAAGTTCTTCATTTTGTGGGCTAGACTGTAACATAGTATGTAGCTAGACgtgttacactgtgtactgttAGCAATGTGTaatctgtttgtgtatcatgtgtaatattgttaccaatgttgtcatcaagtaagtgatgtcacaataatgacacgcGTTGCAACACATTCTGTGTAACAGtcgatgcttcaaaacaaatctattttgacaacacaacacctccatcaggtgtcacaaccgatgaggaaacatcacctgttaaacaccaaatagttttaatccagtaaatgcagacagcatctacaggtgtgtctatcatcacatcacactcTGCACAACTCACCTGTAATCACTTCctgcttcatcagcgatgacgtacaacgaccctccgctcgccgcctgtgacaagtcgttgacggccttttCCACATCTTTACCGTTATCAAGATGAtacagcaggaggtgaggctgaccgggtgacacacctgctgactgtagtgtgtttactgtctgcagcaacaggtgatacaacatgctgcacgctgcacgactcaccctccacgtactgacaacgtagacgtggtgaccacaccgcagccactgtatggccatcagcagcagcaccacagttttacctgtaccgggcggtccggtgacaaagagtgtgggaggcgccgtgtgtagcaggtgaacttgctccgggaagagtgtgattacagcaggatagcactctcctgtccaccacacggcctgacccagggtcttgacactcacacgtggaggacatgtgcatggcacactcactgttgtcgccggaccgcagaacctggtataaacaaatgttggatacttgAGCTCCTCTTacttttacaataaacatcACATCAACTGCTGTGACTAACCCTGTATATTGagtgatttacattatttactacaagAGGTTTGTTACATTCAGTAATAATGTTAAGTACTAACGTACTTCTCTGgtcaga
Proteins encoded:
- the LOC112574821 gene encoding uncharacterized protein LOC112574821, with product MLYHLLLQTVNTLQSAGVSPGQPHLLLYHLDNGKDVEKAVNDLSQAASGGSLYVIADEAGSDYSLAHKMKNFQTLCDKLLTQVPRLHLWAARCLHENAPAGWQVEHFTRPLRSPPAVVREVEQDPRITNLCAVHPYSERGVPDHTDGPQVRRLYHRGQGHSGDRPVDCVTCGSEVASFLHSLRVGVTGSSTTSTTLTSTSCRTTPCLQWRDVLVLYWYDGSDQLGVVTGLQEAGIPVRVMTDDDIEDVATARSDVVWMADGDRVHGLERKVVVCVEYPHYYSLRSKLLPRYLTSPRLDLMSRCTSQLVIVSPDDKPLEGEHTCHLL